From the genome of Streptomyces xanthophaeus:
CTGGCGCAGCAGGAACTCCTCGCGCTCCTGCGGGGTGTCGTCGTCTTCGCCGTCCCCGTCGAGCTCGCGGCTCCAGAGCGCGCGCGTCGCCTCCGCGACGAGGACGCGCAGGTCGGTGCCGTCGATGCGGATGGCCCAGGCGGTGAGGTGCGGGAAGCCGGGGTGGGGGACGCGCAGGAACTCCACCTGGTGCGGGGCGGCCGGGGCGGGCGGGAGACTCATGCGTCCCATCCTGTGGGGCCCGACCGACCGGATCCACCGGGTATCGCCACGGCGGGGAGGCCGCAGGCGCCGAGCAGTTCGCCGACGGCGGAGCGGATCTCCTCGTCCTGGGTGAAGCCCCGCCAGCCGCCGCCGGAACGCAGCCGCCGGTCGTGGGCGGGCACATCGAGCAGCAGGTGCGCGGCGGGCCGGGCCGCGGGTCCCATCCGGGCCAGGTGCCGTACCGCGGGGAGCAGGACGGGCTGGTACATGGTGGCGGCGCTGCCCTTGGTCAGGTCCCGCACGACCGCCGTCAGTACCGGGACGGTGTTCTCGGTGTCACCGGTGACGGCCCACAGGGCGTGTGCCGCCTCGACGCGGGTCCAGGGATCGGAGGCGGCCGTCATCTCCCTGAGCCGGTCCGCGTAGGGGGCGGCATGCGGTCCGAGGTCGGCGAGCCGGCGCAGTGCGGTGTGGGGGCGGCCGAGCTCGGCGGCGCTGCGTGTGAGGGCCTCCAGGGCCGGCCCGGGCTCGCCGCCGGCCTTCCAGTACGCCCAGGCCGCGAGTTCCGTCTCCGGTCCGGCGGCACGCGTGCGGAGCAGCAGCCGGTCCCGTGCCCTGTCGTCCGCCGTTCCTATCCCTGCCAGGGCCTGCGCGGCGGCCGTCCAGGTCCGGTCGTCCTCCAGCAGACCGATCAGCCGTGGCACCGCTGCCTTCGCCACGGGCCCCCAGTCCGCGAGTACCGCGCAGAGCCGGCCGAGCCGGCGGGAGTCCGTGGCGGGGTCGAGCTGGTCGCAGATCGCGGGAAGGAGCCGCTCGGCGTGGTCCGGGAGGTGGCCCAGGACCTCATCGGGCGCGGGGAGGACGACAGGGTGCAGCTCCGTGGCGGGGTAATGGGCGGAAGCCGATGCGAAGCCGCAGCGTTCGCGGCCGAGCAGTTCGATCAGGCCCGGCAGGCAGCGCGGATCGTTCATCCGTGCCAGGGCCCACAGGGCGGCTTCGCCGACGGTCTGCCGTTGACGTGTGGCGCGGGCGGCGGTGTCGGAGAGGAGCGCGGCGACCTCGTCGGCGTGGTGGGCGGCCGCCGGGCCGAGGCAGGCCAGCAGCTCGGCCGCCCGGAAGCGGACCTCGGGGGCGGGATCGGCCAGGCGTGCGGCGACGGGCGGCAGCAGGGCCGCGGTCGGAGAGCGCCATCGGGACAGCAGCGAAGCCGCCTGACCCAGGGCGCCGATCCGCTGTTCGTCGTCGTGATGGTCCGCCAGCAGGCCGAGTACGAAGGCGGGTGAGGGTCCGGTGAACAGCTGCGCGGTCCAGTGCAGGACGCCCCGTACCCCGGTCTGCACCGAGCTGGTGCGGCGCCACAGCGCGACACCCGGGTCCCGGACCGCTTCGACCACGAGGTCCAGCCGTCGGGCGGGAAGGCCCGGGTCGGCCGGGGCGAGCGCGTGCACCGCTGCGAGGCGGAGCTGTGTCTGTGGAGCGTCGAGCAGGCCGCGGAGCAGCCCGACGGCCTCGGCGCCATGCCCGCCGACCGGCGCGCGCAGGGCCGCCCGGCCCAGTGCGAGGACCAGTTCGAGGCGGGTCGCGGGGTCCTCCTCCGTCTGCCAGGACCGCAGCAGTCCGGGCAGAACCAGCTCTCCGGGGTCGGCGCACGCACCGACCACGTCGGCCGCGGCCCGCCGGATCTCCGGCTCGGGGTCGTCCAGCAGGCCCAGCACCTCGGGCAGGGCCCGTTCCCACGCCGGCGCCCAGCCGGGATCGAGGAACCGGGCTTCGATCCGCCCGGCCTCCGCAGCCAGCAGCGCCACCAGCTCCAGCAGTGCGCACCGGCT
Proteins encoded in this window:
- a CDS encoding HEAT repeat domain-containing protein, whose protein sequence is MWVGLNEIDWAGLEHNYGAAGDVPGLLRRCAGPDPYDAVDADDADDPYDAGDAGDAGDAADASSTLTNLLFHQGGWICSAASAALPFVLRLAATPTVPSRCALLELVALLAAEAGRIEARFLDPGWAPAWERALPEVLGLLDDPEPEIRRAAADVVGACADPGELVLPGLLRSWQTEEDPATRLELVLALGRAALRAPVGGHGAEAVGLLRGLLDAPQTQLRLAAVHALAPADPGLPARRLDLVVEAVRDPGVALWRRTSSVQTGVRGVLHWTAQLFTGPSPAFVLGLLADHHDDEQRIGALGQAASLLSRWRSPTAALLPPVAARLADPAPEVRFRAAELLACLGPAAAHHADEVAALLSDTAARATRQRQTVGEAALWALARMNDPRCLPGLIELLGRERCGFASASAHYPATELHPVVLPAPDEVLGHLPDHAERLLPAICDQLDPATDSRRLGRLCAVLADWGPVAKAAVPRLIGLLEDDRTWTAAAQALAGIGTADDRARDRLLLRTRAAGPETELAAWAYWKAGGEPGPALEALTRSAAELGRPHTALRRLADLGPHAAPYADRLREMTAASDPWTRVEAAHALWAVTGDTENTVPVLTAVVRDLTKGSAATMYQPVLLPAVRHLARMGPAARPAAHLLLDVPAHDRRLRSGGGWRGFTQDEEIRSAVGELLGACGLPAVAIPGGSGRSGPTGWDA